CAGTTCGCCGAAAAACTTCCCGAGATGGTTTCCAAATTCAGCCACGATCCGGACTTCCTGAACTATGTCGAGGACGAGATTCATCGCCTGGGCGTCCGGCTCCAGACCGCCGACACCACCGAGCGCGAGCACGTGCTGCGATGGGTCGAAGAGGTGCTGAATAAGTCCATCGGCAACCTGAAAGGCGAGATCGCGCGGCTGGTGGTGGAAAATCTGAACCGCCAGACAGACGAGCAGATCCGCCGTCAGATCGAAGACAAAACCCGCACCCATCTTGAATGGATCCGCGTCAACGGCAGCCTGTTCGGAGCACTGTTCGGACTGTGTGCGGCTTTCCTGCGCAGTTCGTTGCCGCTGAAACTGTATGCGGGGATAGCGCGCGGCTTCACGCCGTACCGGTAGGGCTGGGGCGAGGTTCGCTGCTGGCGTGTGATGCTTCGGCGGTGAGCTAGCGGCAGCCGCAGCCGCCGCCGCAGCATCCGCCGCCGCCCATCGCGCCGGAGCCGCCGCTGAAATCGCCGCCATTCGGCGCGCCCGACGCGCCCCGCGCGGCGGCGAAGACGGAAAGCTCCCGTGCGATATTGCCGCCATGACAGGCGGGACACTCCGTCTCCTGTGCGCCCGGGCGGACGTAGGCCTCGAACGAACGGTCGCAATCGGCACAGTGGTATTCGTAGATCGGCATCGGCGTTATCAGATTACTCCCCGGACTTGCCGCCCGCGTGGGATTCGTCGGCGAACGGCTGCGCGTATTCGACCAGCACGCCGCGCGTCGCCTTGGGATGGAGAAAGCAGATCATGCCGGCGAGGCCGTGGCGCGGCGATTGATCGATCAGCTGGATTCCCTTCGCCCTGGCGTCCGCAAGCTCGCGCGCGACATCGTCGGTCTCGAAGCATACGTGATGCAATCCGCCGCCGCGGCGCGCGAGGAACTTGCCCACGCCGCCCTCGGCGCTGAGCGGTTCGAGCAATTCGACTTCGCTGCCGCCGACCTCGAGCAGCGCAGCGCGCACGCCCTGCTCCTCGATCGTGGCGCTCTTGGTGAGCCGCATCCCCAGCGCGTCGCGCCAGAACTTGAGCCCCTCTTCGAGGCTCGGAACGACCACACCCACGTGATGAATTCGCGTCAACATCTCGAACCTACCCCGACGCCGATTGTTTGAGGCAAAGCTTGTTCTGCAGATCGAGCCATTGCGCCTTCATCTGCGGGCTGCCGAGGCTCGGATGCTCGCTGCGCGTGGCCGCGAGTTTGTTGCATGCGCCGGCAACGTTGCCCTCGGTCGCCAGGATCTCGGCCATGTTGTACTTGGCCTGATACCAGAGATTGTCCGATTGCGCCGCGGTTGCCTCTACCCGCGACCACAAATCGAGCGCGCTCTTGTAGTCCTTGCGCGATTGCGCGATTCGCGCCAGGCCCGCGTTGGCGTCGGGCGAGGCCGCGTCGGCCTTGACCACTTCGGCGAACGTCGCTTCGGCCTTGTCGGTCTGGCCGAGCGCCGCGTAGGCCTGTCCAAGAATCGAGAGCGTGCCGGTGAGATTCTTGGCCGGGATCTTGCCCGCCTTGACCATGTCCTCGAAGTAGCCGTAGTCGAGCGCGGTCAGCTGGGCCTGGGCGAGATAGGCTTTCTGGTCGCCGCGGGTCTGCGCGGCCAGCGCGCCGCGCCAGAAATCAACGCCGATCTCCTTGATGAAGTCGCTGTGCGCGAGATTGCCCTGGTTGCGTTTGACCAGCGCCGCGACGTCGCGCGCGATCGCATCCCATTGTCCGAGCGCAGCCTGCGACTTCAGTCGCCATTCGAAAACTTCGTTGAAGTGATCGCTCATCCCCGGGTACTCGGTCTCATAGCCGGTCAGCAGGGCGGAAATCTCGCGATTGTTGACCGCGGTGCCCTCGTGCTCCTGCAGGCTCGCGAGCATGTAGATCGCGCGGCCGCGCGCGTCATGGAAGAACCGCCGCTGCATCGGCGCGCTGCGCTCGGCCATCGGCTCGCGGTTGATCGCGTCGCGCAACCCCTTGATCGCGTCGGCGCGCATCGCGGCGAGCGCCACCGAAGGCTTGGCGTTCTTGCCCCCGGCCTCCTCTTTCTTCTCCGCCTCGGCGACCATCAGGTAGTTGCACTCGGCCGCATTGAAGACCGCGGTAAAGTCGTACGAAGGATTGCCCGAAACCTGCTGGTACTGCTTGATCGCCTCGGCGTACCGGCCCTGCTTCTGCAGCCGCTCGGCGATCCGAAAGCGCGGCTCGAAGGCATACTGGCCGTGCGGATAGACCTTCAGATAATCCTCGGCGGCGGCCAGCCACTGCTTCTCTAGCGCCGCGTTGGTCTTGCCGCTGCGCTCCCATTGCAGGCGCGGCAGCTTAAACCGCATGTAGGAGGCCCATTGCGCGTCGGGATTATTCGGCTGCGCCGCCACCTGGTCCACCAGCTTTTCAACCAGGTCGATGCGGCCGAGCGTGTAGTAGAGGTCCGCCGCGTACTTGTAGGCCTTCGGATAACGGCCCGTCTCGGCCGCCTCGGTGAAATACTTCGCCGCCGGCAGCGGCTGACGTTTGAAGTAGAGCACGCTTGCGAGCAGCCACTTCTCGAACGGATCGCTGGAGTCGCCGAACTCGGCCACCGGGTCGGGCACGTACTGGGCGACCGCCGAGAGCGCGATCGCCCATTCGTTCTTGTCGTCCTGGCGGGCCTTGATGTAGTCGACGGCTTCGCGATGAATGCTGGCGCGCTTGGCCGGGTCGGTCGTCGCCTTCTCCGCTTCGAACAGCTCGCGCAGGCGCATCATCTCGAGGCCCTGGCGCGTCTGGCCGGTCGCGCCCGCCGCCGCCTCGCCCGAAAGCTTCGCCGCCTGCCCCGCCTGGCCCATCGCGGCGTAAGTCGCCGCGAGTCCCTGCTGCGCCGGACGGTACTGCCGGGTTTCGGGGCCGTCGTGCAGGATGCGTTTGAAGTC
This DNA window, taken from Candidatus Binataceae bacterium, encodes the following:
- a CDS encoding DUF445 family protein — its product is QFAEKLPEMVSKFSHDPDFLNYVEDEIHRLGVRLQTADTTEREHVLRWVEEVLNKSIGNLKGEIARLVVENLNRQTDEQIRRQIEDKTRTHLEWIRVNGSLFGALFGLCAAFLRSSLPLKLYAGIARGFTPYR
- a CDS encoding zinc ribbon domain-containing protein; its protein translation is MPIYEYHCADCDRSFEAYVRPGAQETECPACHGGNIARELSVFAAARGASGAPNGGDFSGGSGAMGGGGCCGGGCGCR
- the mce gene encoding methylmalonyl-CoA epimerase; translation: MLTRIHHVGVVVPSLEEGLKFWRDALGMRLTKSATIEEQGVRAALLEVGGSEVELLEPLSAEGGVGKFLARRGGGLHHVCFETDDVARELADARAKGIQLIDQSPRHGLAGMICFLHPKATRGVLVEYAQPFADESHAGGKSGE